From a region of the Suncus etruscus isolate mSunEtr1 chromosome 11, mSunEtr1.pri.cur, whole genome shotgun sequence genome:
- the LOC126022147 gene encoding olfactory receptor 6C2-like, with product MRNHTRLTTFILLGLTDDPQLRVLIFIFMLVTYMLSVTGNLTIITLIFVNSQMKSAMYFFLQNFSFLEISFTTVCIPRFLYSLSTGDKTVTYNGCAGQLFFVLFFGVTEFLLLAIMSYDRYVAICKPLHYVTIMSKTVCRKLVICCWVGSLLIILPPLGFGLTLEFCDSNIIDHFLCDASPILKISCTDTWLLEQILVAGAVLILALTLVCVVLSYVYIIKTILKFPSAQQRKKAFSTCSSHMIVVSMTYGGCIFIYIKPSAKDQVAINKGVSMLTTSIAPMLNPFIYTLRNKQAKQALSDSIKNLLLFSKNRNAIK from the coding sequence atgagaaACCACACAAGACTAACAACATTCATCTTACTGGGATTAACTGATGACCCACAGCTTCGAGTTCTGATATTCATCTTTATGCTTGTCACTTACATGTTGAGTGTAACTGGAAATTTAACAATCATCACCCTCATATTTGTGAATTCTCAGATGAAATCTGCTATGTACTTTTTCCTCCAAAATTTCTCCTTCTTAGAGATCTCATTCACCACAGTCTGCATTCCTCGATTCCTTTATAGTTTGTCAACTGGAGACAAAACAGTTACGTACAACGGTTGTGCTGGTcaacttttttttgttctcttttttggaGTCACAGAATTTTTACTCCTAGCCATCATGTCCTATGACCGCTATGTAGCGATCTGCAAACCTTTGCATTATGTAACAATTATGAGCAAAACGGTATGCAGAAAACTTGTCATTTGCTGTTGGGTTGGAAGTTTATTAATCATTCTCCCTCCACTTGGCTTTGGTTTAACTCTAGAGTTCTGTGACTCAAATATCATTGACCATTTTCTCTGTGATGCCTCTCCTATTCTTAAGATCTCTTGCACAGACACATGGCTCCTAGAACAGATACTCGTAGCCGGTGCTGTGCTCATCTTAGCCTTGACTCTCGTGTGTGTAGTTCTTTCCTATGTATACATCATCAAGACAATCCTAAAATTTCCCTCTGCTCAGCAAAGGAAAAAGGCTTTTTCTACCTGTTCTTCCCACATGATTGTTGTCTCAATGACTTATGGAGGATGCATTTTCATTTACATAAAGCCTTCAGCTAAAGACCAAGTGGCAATTAACAAGGGTGTCTCAATGCTCACAACTTCTATAGCCCCTATGTTAAACCCATTTATCTATACTTTgagaaacaagcaagcaaaacaaGCCCTTAGTGACTCGATAaagaatttgcttttattttcaaaaaatagaaatgcaatCAAGTAG